A single region of the Lycium barbarum isolate Lr01 chromosome 2, ASM1917538v2, whole genome shotgun sequence genome encodes:
- the LOC132628737 gene encoding uncharacterized protein LOC132628737, which yields MSRNKVIFEINRNLWQLVKLKFSWLDIPHSCPLLVQFLEKYKPLVTSKAVEWSCPPNGWYKCNTDRAYKSSTCQSSSAFCINNSEGNLVHSWASIIPEASCIVVEARAILEGVEYCVANHLLPLIVET from the coding sequence ATGTCAAGAAATAAGGTGATATTTGAGATCAACAGGAATTTATGGCAACTGGTAAAGTTAAAGTTCTCATGGTTAGATATCCCACACAGTTGTCCACTTTTGGTTCAGTTTTTGGAGAAGTATAAACCACTAGTAACAAGCAAAGCAGTAGAATGGAGTTGTCCTCCTAATGGTTGGTATAAGTGTAATACAGATAGGGCATACAAGAGCAGCACATGTCAAAGTTCATCAGCATTTTGTATCAATAATAGTGAAGGAAACTTAGTGCATTCTTGGGCAAGCATTATACCAGAAGCATCCTGTATTGTTGTTGAGGCAAGAGCAATTCTTGAGGGGGTAGAGTATTGTGTTGCAAATCATTTGCTTCCTTTGATAGTGGAAACATAA
- the LOC132628738 gene encoding uncharacterized protein LOC132628738, with amino-acid sequence MGFISLFDVSKALFAKLWWRFRTSCTLWSTFMWNKYCKWQIPTLVGWNGGSQLWKKMLEARNDFEHAIWWEPRNGSSSFWFDNWTGIGPLVKLIPAGFQLNEDIEEVNEVMTHGTWNFELLHHTLPAYVVEHIIAELIINEKEMTSDKAWWLLTSTDKFIVSNALEAIRQKKQDSWCFKIMWTKGLPYKISFFLWRVWHHKLPIDDVLARIGRNMVSICRCYTFPQQDTMTHLFLTGEFASDIWQIFSSTARVQGPFVQINQIVSKWWTTKCGAQLKPIYQAAPAIIMWQI; translated from the coding sequence ATGGGATTCATATCTTTATTTGATGTTTCAAAAGCACTCTTTGCTAAGCTATGGTGGAGGTTCAGGACTAGTTGCACTTTATGGTCCACATTTATGTGGAACAAATATTGCAAATGGCAAATTCCAACTCTGGTAGGGTGGAATGGAGGATCTCAGCTCTGGAAGAAAATGTTAGAAGCCAGGAATGATTTTGAACATGCCATTTGGTGGGAGCCTAGAAATGGCTCATCTAGCttctggtttgataactggactgGGATAGGTCCTTTGGTTAAGCTGATTCCTGCTGGTTTTCAACTCAATGAAGATATTGAAGAAGTGAATGAAGTTATGACACATGGAACATGGAACTTTGAACTGCTGCATCACACACTGCCTGCATATGTTGTTGAACATATCATTGCAGAGTTAATTATCAATGAAAAGGAGATGACAAGTGACAAGGCTTGGTGGTTATTGACAAGCACAGACAAATTCATAGTGAGTAATGCTTTAGAGGCTATTAGACAGAAGAAACAGGATAGCTGGTGTTTTAAAATAATGTGGACCAAGGGCTTACCATACAAGATTTCTTTCTTCCTATGGAGGGTCTGGCACCACAAACTCCCAATTGATGATGTTTTGGCAAGAATTGGTAGAAATATGGTGTCAATATGCAGATGTTATACCTTTCCTCAACAGGATACAATGACTCACCTGTTCCTAACAGGTGAGTTTGCATCAGATATCTGGCAGATTTTTTCCTCAACAGCTAGAGTACAAGGACCATTTGTGCAGATTAATCAAATCGTTTCTAAATGGTGGACAACAAAATGTGGAGCTCAGTTGAAACCTATCTATCAGGCTGCTCCTGCAATCATAATGTGGCAGATATGA